In a genomic window of Primulina huaijiensis isolate GDHJ02 chromosome 10, ASM1229523v2, whole genome shotgun sequence:
- the LOC140986987 gene encoding sorbitol dehydrogenase: MGKGGMSRENGEEENMAAWLLGVNNLKILPFKLPPLGPHDVRIRMKAVGICGSDVHYLKEMKLADFVVKEPMVIGHECAGIIEEVGTEVKHLVAGDRVAVEPGISCWRCNLCKEGRYNLCPEMKFFATPPVHGSLANQIVHPADLCFKLPDNVSLEEGAMCEPLSVGVHACRRANVGPKTKVLVMGAGPIGLVALLTARAFGSPRIVIVDVDDHRLSVAKELGADETVKVSTNMNAVSAEVEQIKKAMGAEIDITLDCAGFTKTMSTALGATSSGGKVCLVGMGHSEMTIPLAPAAVREIDVVGIFRYKNTWPMCIEFLRSGKIDVKPLITHRFGFSQKEVEDAFETSARGGNAIKVMFNL, translated from the exons ATGGGCAAAGGTGGGATGTCTCGTGAAAATGGTGAAGAAGAGAACATGGCAGCATGGCTTCTTGGTGTTAACAATCTCAAGATTCTACCTTTTAAGCTTCCACCTCTTG GTCCTCATGATGTTAGAATTAGAATGAAAGCTGTGGGTATCTGCGGAAGTGATGTTCATTATCTCAAG GAGATGAAATTAGCAGATTTTGTTGTGAAAGAGCCAATGGTAATTGGGCATGAGTGTGCTGGTATTATTGAGGAAGTTGGGACTGAGGTGAAGCATTTAGTTGCCGGTGACCGTGTGGCGGTCGAACCAGGGATCAGTTGTTGGCGGTGTAATCTTTGTAAGGAAGGCCGGTATAATCTATGCCCCGAGATGAAGTTTTTCGCTACTCCCCCTGTTCATGGCTCCCTTGCAAATCAG ATTGTGCATCCTGCAGACTTATGTTTTAAACTCCCTGATAATGTGAGTCTGGAGGAGGGAGCAATGTGTGAGCCGTTGAGTGTTGGGGTTCACGCATGCCGTCGTGCCAATGTTGGTCCCAAGACCAAAGTGCTGGTGATGGGTGCAGGACCAATAGGACTCGTAGCATTGCTTACGGCACGTGCTTTTGGATCTCCAAGAATTGTCATTGTAGATGTCGATGATCATCGACTATCTGTTGCGAAGGAGCTTGGAGCTGATGAAACTGTCAAAGTTTCAACTAACATGAAT GCTGTATCAGCAGAAGTTGAACAAATCAAGAAAGCAATGGGAGCAGAAATCGACATTACTCTTGACTGTGCAGGATTCACCAAAACCATGTCGACTGCATTAGGTGCCACTTCATCAGGTGGCAAAGTTTGCCTTGTGGGAATGGGGCACTCTGAGATGACTATCCCCCTCGCCCCCGCTGCTGTAAG GGAGATCGACGTGGTGGGAATATTTCGGTACAAGAACACATGGCCCATGTGCATAGAGTTTCTGAGGAGCGGAAAGATAGACGTGAAGCCATTGATCACCCACAGGTTCGGATTTTCTCAGAAGGAGGTTGAAGACGCCTTCGAAACGAGTGCACGTGGGGGTAATGCTATCAAGGTCATGTTTAATCTGTAG
- the LOC140986956 gene encoding pentatricopeptide repeat-containing protein At2g22410, mitochondrial-like, translating into MKLGGSISRHFSRILKSAPLVCGDQSIKERHAHCFRTHQSGDSNAMSKIIRHYALTEASMDKARFAFIDVERPTLPIWNHMIRGFFQSESPESALDMFDEMRGSGVLGDNLTFIFACKACGRLSDVLYGKRIHVHVLKLGFGSYLYVCNALIHMYGCCGDLRISREVFDEMSVKDLVSWNSLICGYSRCGDYKEVLDLFDAMKRGNVKGDEVTMVKVVLACSYLGEWKLVDSMVEYIEDNCVKISVFLCNTLIDVYGRRGSIAVARGFFDRMTERNDVSWNAMIIGAAKSGDLVAAKKLFDEMPEKDAISWTSMITAYAQANQFDDAIWHFHGMMAANIKPDKIAVTSVLSACGHLRRVDVGSAVHDFICKSGTNLDTFVENALIDMYCKCKSIDKALTVFHKMKEKDSISWTSVICGLAMSGDSDKSLDFFQQMLGDGIRPIHGTFIGVLQACIHAGLVEKGFECFCSMREDYGLVPEIRHYGCVVDLFCRAGNVPRAYEFIKHMPIVPDIVIWRILFYASKLHENFAIAKIAFGKLLELDPSNGTNCVL; encoded by the coding sequence ATGAAACTCGGCGGATCCATTTCTCGCCACTTCTCAAGAATCCTCAAATCTGCTCCATTAGTGTGCGGTGACCAATCCATCAAGGAGCGCCATGCCCACTGCTTCAGAACCCACCAGTCCGGAGACTCGAACGCCATGTCGAAAATCATCAGACATTATGCTCTCACCGAAGCATCTATGGACAAAGCTCGTTTTGCTTTTATCGATGTTGAGCGGCCCACATTGCCCATTTGGAATCACATGATTCGTGGGTTTTTTCAAAGCGAAAGTCCTGAAAGTGCCCTTGATATGTTCGATGAAATGCGCGGGTCGGGAGTGCTTGGGGATAATCTCACTTTTATATTCGCGTGTAAAGCGTGTGGTAGACTTTCTGATGTTTTATATGGAAAAAgaattcatgttcatgttttgaAACTTGGGTTCGGGTCATATCTTTATGTGTGTAACGCTTTGATTCATATGTATGGTTGTTGTGGGGATTTGAGAATTTCAAGAGAAGTGTTCGATGAAATGAGTGTAAAGGACTTGGTCTCTTGGAACTCATTGATTTGCGGGTATAGTCGATGTGGTGATTATAAGGAGGTTTTAGACCTTTTTGACGCTATGAAAAGGGGAAATGTCAAGGGTGATGAGGTCACTATGGTGAAAGTTGTATTAGCTTGTAGTTATTTAGGCGAGTGGAAACTTGTGGATTCTATGGTGGAGTATATTGAGGATAATTGTGTTAAAATCAGTGTGTTTTTGTGCAATACATTGATTGACGTGTATGGGAGGCGTGGCTCGATTGCAGTGGCTCGAGGTTTCTTTGATAGGATGACGGAGAGGAATGATGTTTCTTGGAATGCCATGATTATAGGGGCTGCCAAATCTGGAGATTTAGTTGCAGCgaaaaaactttttgatgaGATGCCAGAAAAGGATGCCATTTCTTGGACTTCTATGATCACGGCATATGCTCAGGCTAACCAATTCGATGATGCTATATGGCATTTCCATGGAATGATGGCGGCCAATATCAAGCCTGATAAAATTGCGGTAACTAGTGTGCTCTCTGCCTGTGGTCATTTAAGAAGAGTAGATGTGGGTAGTGCAGTGCACGATTTTATTTGCAAAAGTGGTACAAATTTAGATACTTTTGTCGAGAATGCTTTAATAGATATGTATTGTAAGTGTAAATCTATCGACAAGGCATTGACCGTATTTCACAAAATGAAAGAAAAGGATTCCATTTCATGGACTTCAGTCATCTGTGGCCTAGCAATGAGTGGAGATTCTGACAAATCTCTTGACTTTTTCCAGCAAATGTTAGGTGATGGCATAAGGCCCATTCATGGAACCTTTATTGGTGTATTGCAAGCTTGCATTCATGCCGGTTTGGTGGAGAAAGGATTTGAATGCTTCTGTAGTATGCGAGAAGATTATGGATTAGTTCCAGAAATTCGGCACTATGGATGTGTGGTAGATCTTTTTTGTCGTGCTGGTAACGTTCCTCgggcatatgaatttataaagcATATGCCTATTGTTCCAGATATTGTCATATGGAGGATACTCTTCTATGCTAGCAAATTACATGAAAATTTTGCTATAGCTAAGATTGCGTTTGGCAAACTTTTAGAATTGGATCCTAGTAATGGTACGAACTGTGTGCTCTAA